In Zalophus californianus isolate mZalCal1 chromosome 4, mZalCal1.pri.v2, whole genome shotgun sequence, the following proteins share a genomic window:
- the INKA2 gene encoding PAK4-inhibitor INKA2, translating into MDCYLRRLRQELMSMKEVGDGLQDQMNCMMGALQELKLLQVQTALEQLEISGGSPAPGCPESPRTQPEPPPWEGGRGPATPAACPTSNQPSLGAKFPSHSSACGRDLAPLPRAQLPEHRSGARQGPELVEPEDWTSTLMSRGRNRQPLVLGDNVFADLVGNWLDLPEVEKGGEKGEAGEPKRERGQPRELGRRFALTANIFRKFLRSVRPDRDRLLKEKPGWVTPTVSEPRAARSHKVKKRSHSKGSGHFPFPGTAEPRRGERPSTSCPKALEPSPSGFDINTAVWV; encoded by the coding sequence ATGTCCATGAAGGAAGTGGGTGATGGCTTGCAGGACCAGATGAACTGCATGATGGGCGCACTGCAAGAACTGAAGCTCCTCCAGGTGCAGACAGCTTTGGAACAGCTGGAGATCTCCGGAGGGAGTCCTGCCCCTGGCTGCCCGGAAAGCCCCCGGACGCAGCCCGAGCCCCCTCCATGGGAGGGTGGCAGAGGTCCTGCCACGCCTGCAGCCTGCCCCACCTCCAACCAACCTTCTCTTGGCGCCAAGTTTCCGTCCCATAGCAGTGCCTGTGGGCGGGACCTGGCCCCCCTGCCCAGGGCACAGCTACCGGAGCACCGAAGCGGTGCCCGGCAGGGGCCCGAGCTGGTGGAACCGGAAGACTGGACCTCCACCTTGATGTCCCGGGGCCGGAACCGACAACCTCTGGTGCTAGGCGACAACGTTTTTGCAGACCTGGTGGGCAACTGGCTGGACTTGCCAGAAGtggagaagggtggggagaagggggaggcgggggagccCAAAAGGGAGAGGGGCCAGCCCCGGGAGCTGGGCCGCAGGTTTGCCCTCACAGCGAACATCTTTAGGAAGTTTTTGCGCAGTGTGCGGCCTGACCGAGACCGGCTGCTGAAGGAGAAGCCAGGCTGGGTGACGCCCACGGTCTCCGAGCCCAGAGCCGCGCGCTCACACAAGGTCAAGAAGCGGAGCCATTCCAAGGGCTCTGGGCATTTCCCCTTCCCGGGCACTGCAGAGCCCAGAAGGGGAGAACGTCCTTCCACCAGCTGCCCCAAGGCCCTGGAACCCTCACCTTCTGGCTTTGATATTAACACCGCTGTTTGGGTCTGA